TCAATGAAAAACACGAACGCGGACTTTATGCGGCACCTTTAGGGTTGATCGATGCTCAAGGAGATGGAACCCTCATTGTTGCTATTCGTTCCGCACTATTTGATGGTAAAACCTGCTACGCTTATGCCGGTTGTGGCATTGTTTCCGCTTCAGACTGTCAAGCCGAATTTGATGAAACAAAGATAAAATTAAAAACAATACTCGAGGCACTTTAAAAATGAACAATGAATATTTAGCACCACTTGTTGATGAATTTTTCAATCTAGGCGTACGTGAAGCTGTATTTAGCCCGGGGTCACGTTCAACTGCTCTTGCCATGCTTTTTGAAGAGTACGGCAAATATGACACTTACGTCAACATTGATGAACGCTCAGCTGCCTTTTTTGCCCTTGGTATAGCGAAAGCTCAACAACGTCCAGTGGTTCTTATCTGTACTTCTGGTTCTGCTGCTGCTCACTATCTCCCCGCCATTACTGAAGCGAAACACAGTCGTGTCCCTCTCATTATTTTGACCGCGGATCGGCCCAATGACTTGCAATTTGTGGGCGCTGCACAAACCGTGAACCAGGCGGATTACTTTGGTAAATTTGTTAACCATTATGAAGAGTTAGCTCACCCCAATGCTCATAATTTCTGGACTTATCCACGTAAGGTCGCACAACGTGCCTATATGGCATCTACTCATACTCCTGCTGCTGCCGTGCAAATAAATGTGCCTATCAGTGAGCCTTTGATTCCAGAACTGAACTCGGAACATTACCAAAAAGGCCGCGCGCCTTTCTCTCTCAGTCAAGGGAAAATGCAGCCGCAGTTTGTTCCTGAGTTAAGTGGCAATGTGCTCATTCTCGCAGGACCCGATAGTAACTCGGATTATCAAAAAGCACTTTTAGACCTTTCAGAAAAGATTCAGGCACCTATTTTAGCGGATCCTTTGTCTAATTTGCGTAATTTTAGTCATCCCAATATTATTGATGCTTATGACGCTTTTCTCACACAGCCAGAGATCCTCAGCACACTTAAAGTTGACTGTTTCCTTCAGTTTGGTCAAATCCCTGTATCGAAACGCGTTTTACAATTAATTGCTCACAATTCTCAGGCAGAATATATCCAAGTCGATCCGGCGCTTGAATACCGCAACCCGAGTCAAACTACGACACAGGTTATCCAAGCTGATGTGGCACTTTTTTGCGCAGCAGCTCAACCTTCAACTGCTGGTAAAACAGCACTCAAGCAGTGGCAAAACTATCAGCATATCATGCGCCAAAAACTCGATACAGTTAAAGATGAGACTGCACCTTTTGAAGGGCGTTATGTTCAAAGTCTGCAAAACATGCTCCCTGAGCATGCACAACTTCTTATTTCTAACTCAATGGCCATACGCGATGTGGATTACTTTTGGCGCAGTCGCAAAGCCAATGTTCGTCTTTTAGGGAATCGTGGCACGAATGGTATTGACGGACAAGAATCAACTGCCTTAGGTATCGCTACAGGCGGACAGCCAACGGTCCTCTTGACCGGTGATCTCTCCATGCTTCACGATATCAATGGCTTAATCGTAGGTAAAACGCATCAGCTCAACTTAACCATCGTCCTTTTCAACAATGATGGTGGCGGAATTTTCCACCATCTGGCACAAAAGGGGCAACCGCATTTTGACTATCTGTTCTCAACGCCACACGGTTTGGATTTTGGTGGTTTAGCCCAGTTGGTGGGCTTGGATTATCATCTCGTGGAAGATTATCAAGACTTTGAAA
This window of the Lactococcus garvieae subsp. garvieae genome carries:
- the menD gene encoding 2-succinyl-5-enolpyruvyl-6-hydroxy-3-cyclohexene-1-carboxylic-acid synthase, which encodes MNNEYLAPLVDEFFNLGVREAVFSPGSRSTALAMLFEEYGKYDTYVNIDERSAAFFALGIAKAQQRPVVLICTSGSAAAHYLPAITEAKHSRVPLIILTADRPNDLQFVGAAQTVNQADYFGKFVNHYEELAHPNAHNFWTYPRKVAQRAYMASTHTPAAAVQINVPISEPLIPELNSEHYQKGRAPFSLSQGKMQPQFVPELSGNVLILAGPDSNSDYQKALLDLSEKIQAPILADPLSNLRNFSHPNIIDAYDAFLTQPEILSTLKVDCFLQFGQIPVSKRVLQLIAHNSQAEYIQVDPALEYRNPSQTTTQVIQADVALFCAAAQPSTAGKTALKQWQNYQHIMRQKLDTVKDETAPFEGRYVQSLQNMLPEHAQLLISNSMAIRDVDYFWRSRKANVRLLGNRGTNGIDGQESTALGIATGGQPTVLLTGDLSMLHDINGLIVGKTHQLNLTIVLFNNDGGGIFHHLAQKGQPHFDYLFSTPHGLDFGGLAQLVGLDYHLVEDYQDFEKQFSQSFTRKGIHLLEIKTDKDVSLDLHKKYTTYAI